A portion of the Bubalus kerabau isolate K-KA32 ecotype Philippines breed swamp buffalo chromosome 1, PCC_UOA_SB_1v2, whole genome shotgun sequence genome contains these proteins:
- the KCNJ8 gene encoding ATP-sensitive inward rectifier potassium channel 8, with amino-acid sequence MLARKSIIPEEYVLARIAAENLRKPRIRDRLPKARFIAKSGACNLAHKNIREQGRFLQDIFTTLVDLKWRHTLVIFTMSFLCSWLLFAIMWWLVAFAHGDIYAYMEKSGMEKSGLESTVCVTNVRSFTSAFLFSIEVQVTIGFGGRMMTEECPLAITVLILQNIVGLIINAVMLGCIFMKTAQAHRRAETLIFSRHAVIAVRNGKLCFMFRVGDLRKSMIISASVRIQVVKKTTTPEGEVVPIHQLDIPVDNPLESNNIFLVAPLIICHVIDKRSPLYDISATDLANQDLEVIVILEGVVETTGITTQARTSYIAEEIQWGHRFVSIVTEEEGVYSVDYSKFGNTVKVAAPRCSARELDEKPSILIQTLQKSELSHQNSLRKRNSMRRNNSMRRNNSIRRNNSSLMVPKVQFMTPEGNQNTSES; translated from the exons ATGTTGGCCAGGAAGAGCATCATCCCGGAGGAGTATGTGCTGGCGCGCATCGCGGCGGAGAACCTGCGCAAACCGCGCATCCGGGACCGCCTCCCCAAGGCCCGCTTCATCGCCAAGAGCGGGGCTTGCAACCTGGCGCACAAGAACATCCGGGAGCAAGGACggtttctccaggacatcttcacCACCTTGGTGGACCTGAAATGGCGCCACACCCTGGTCATCTTTACCATGTCGTTCCTCTGCAGCTGGCTGCTCTTCGCCATCATGTGGTGGCTGGTGGCCTTTGCCCACGGGGACATCTATGCTTACATGGAGAAAAGCGGGATGGAGAAAAGTGGCTTGGAGTCCACCGTGTGTGTGACTAACGTCAG GTCTTTcacctctgccttcctcttctccATTGAAGTTCAAGTGACAATTGGATTTGGAGGGAGAATGATGACTGAGGAATGCCCTCTGGCTATCACAGTCCTGATTCTACAGAACATTGTGGGTTTAATCATCAATGCAGTTATGTTGGGCTGCATTTTCATGAAAACAGCCCAAGCTCACCGAAGGGCAGAAACCTTGATTTTCAGCCGCCATGCGGTAATCGCCGTCCGAAATGGCAAACTATGTTTCATGTTCCGCGTGGGGGACCTAAGGAAAAGCATGATCATCAGTGCCTCTGTGCGCATCCAAGTGGTCAAGAAAACCACGACCCCGGAAGGTGAGGTGGTACCTATTCACCAACTGGACATTCCTGTTGACAACCCACTTGAGAGTAATAACATTTTCCTGGTGGCCCCTCTGATCATCTGCCATGTGATTGACAAGCGCAGCCCCTTGTACGATATCTCGGCCACTGACCTGGCCAACCAAGACCTGGAGGTCATCGTGATTCTAGAAGGAGTGGTTGAAACTACTGGCATTACTACACAAGCTAGAACCTCCTACATCGCTGAGGAGATCCAGTGGGGCCATCGCTTCGTGTCCATCGTGACGGAGGAGGAAGGCGTGTACTCTGTGGATTACTCCAAATTCGGCAACACCGTGAAAGTAGCTGCTCCAAGGTGCAGTGCCCGAGAGCTGGACGAGAAGCCTTCCATCCTTATCCAGACCCTCCAGAAGAGTGAATTGTCCCACCAGAATTCTCTAAGGAAGCGCAATTCCATGAGAAGAAACAATTCCATGAGGAGGAACAATTCCATCCGCCGGAACAATTCTTCCCTCATGGTGCCCAAGGTGCAATTTATGACTCCAGAGGGAAATCAGAACACTTCCGAATCCTGA